The Kluyvera intermedia genome window below encodes:
- the pfkB gene encoding 1-phosphofructokinase, which yields MIHTLTLNTAIDMNIFCQPLRPSAVNRTQHTEYCPNGKGVNVSLVLNHLQQPTHVLGIFGGFTGRYIVEELRKQHIKVTPAWVSEPTRINIFINDGQDEYKLVNPGARIDDDCKQQIIHHLDCVSAGDYLVISGSLPPGIESRFYAEIMALCQQKGCEVILDISHPSLQQLLEFQPLLIKPNDDELKEIFNLDVGSTQQVREAMQTLHQLGARNVLLTLGAKGLYFSSGTALWFCSAPKIELVSSACAGDAALGAFLSKWLNDDDVTHALALASAIGADVASSAGLGKLSRTEELKQQVQIVQL from the coding sequence GTGATCCATACCCTGACGTTAAACACCGCCATTGATATGAATATTTTCTGTCAGCCGCTACGGCCCTCGGCGGTTAACCGAACACAGCACACCGAATACTGCCCTAATGGAAAAGGGGTTAACGTTTCCCTCGTGCTTAATCATCTTCAGCAGCCCACCCATGTGCTGGGAATATTTGGCGGTTTTACCGGTCGCTATATTGTAGAAGAGCTTAGAAAGCAGCATATAAAAGTCACACCAGCGTGGGTATCAGAACCGACACGCATTAATATTTTTATTAATGACGGTCAGGATGAATATAAGCTGGTGAATCCTGGTGCTCGTATTGATGATGATTGTAAACAGCAGATCATTCACCATTTAGATTGCGTCAGTGCCGGTGATTACCTGGTCATTAGCGGCAGTTTACCACCGGGAATTGAAAGCCGTTTTTATGCTGAGATAATGGCGCTGTGTCAGCAAAAGGGTTGCGAAGTGATTCTGGATATTAGCCATCCGTCGCTACAACAACTGCTCGAGTTTCAGCCGCTACTGATCAAACCCAACGACGATGAATTAAAGGAGATCTTTAACCTCGACGTTGGCAGCACGCAGCAGGTGCGTGAAGCCATGCAGACATTACACCAGCTCGGCGCACGCAACGTGCTGCTGACGCTGGGTGCTAAAGGACTCTATTTCTCAAGCGGCACAGCGCTGTGGTTCTGCTCAGCACCAAAAATCGAGTTGGTCAGTTCCGCCTGCGCAGGCGATGCTGCACTCGGCGCATTCTTAAGCAAATGGCTTAATGATGATGACGTTACTCACGCGTTAGCGCTTGCCAGCGCAATCGGTGCGGATGTCGCAAGCTCCGCAGGTCTTGGAAAACTCAGTCGTACAGAAGAATTAAAACAACAGGTTCAAATCGTCCAATTATAA
- a CDS encoding HPr family phosphocarrier protein, translating to MQLTLADIHFDHQVKTKDEALTQIAGTLTDAGHTRPAYLHGMRDREGQISTYLGNGIAIPHGTPQSRDSVLKTGVKVLACPQGVDWGEAQTAYLIVGIAAQDNEHLDILRQLTHALSDDRVPEALSRAENAQAVLDILAGKIIPGEGDTAEPPPVFDEDATFTLRNPHGLHARPSAVLVKAVKQWQSQIRVENLDTHSAIVDAKNLMRVVSLGAKQGHRLHFMASGDDAHQALSAIGVAFDAGLGEIAAQPQQAAQPAPKDRRSWLSRLFN from the coding sequence ATGCAACTGACTCTTGCTGATATCCATTTCGACCATCAGGTCAAAACGAAAGACGAGGCGCTGACGCAGATTGCCGGCACGCTCACCGACGCCGGGCATACTCGGCCCGCTTACCTGCACGGAATGCGCGACCGCGAAGGGCAAATCAGCACCTATCTGGGGAACGGGATCGCTATTCCCCACGGTACGCCACAAAGCCGCGATTCTGTCCTGAAAACCGGGGTGAAGGTGCTGGCTTGCCCGCAGGGTGTTGATTGGGGAGAAGCGCAAACCGCGTACCTGATTGTCGGAATTGCCGCCCAGGATAACGAGCATCTGGATATTCTGCGCCAGTTGACCCATGCGCTGAGTGACGATCGCGTACCCGAGGCGTTGTCTCGCGCCGAAAACGCTCAGGCGGTTCTGGATATTCTTGCCGGAAAGATTATCCCGGGCGAAGGAGATACCGCCGAACCGCCGCCAGTGTTCGATGAAGATGCGACTTTCACACTGCGCAATCCGCACGGCCTGCACGCGCGTCCAAGCGCTGTGCTGGTGAAAGCGGTAAAGCAATGGCAATCACAAATACGGGTAGAAAATCTTGATACCCATTCCGCCATAGTGGATGCCAAGAATCTGATGCGCGTCGTTTCGCTGGGGGCAAAACAGGGGCATCGCCTGCACTTTATGGCCAGCGGTGACGATGCCCATCAAGCGCTATCAGCCATTGGCGTAGCTTTCGATGCGGGGTTAGGCGAAATTGCCGCACAGCCACAACAGGCCGCCCAGCCAGCCCCAAAAGACCGTCGCAGTTGGCTTTCCAGATTATTTAACTAA
- the gatB gene encoding PTS galactitol transporter subunit IIB, with translation MKRKVIVACGGAVATSTMAAEEIKELCEAHNITLDLVQCRVTEIETYMDGADLICTTARVDRTFGDIPVVHGMPFVSGVGIEALQQKILTILVG, from the coding sequence ATGAAACGTAAAGTCATTGTCGCCTGTGGCGGTGCTGTAGCGACCTCAACAATGGCCGCTGAAGAGATTAAAGAACTGTGCGAAGCCCACAATATCACTCTCGATTTAGTCCAGTGTCGGGTGACTGAAATTGAAACCTATATGGATGGCGCGGACCTTATCTGCACCACCGCCCGTGTTGACCGGACTTTTGGTGATATTCCCGTGGTTCACGGTATGCCGTTTGTTTCCGGAGTGGGTATCGAAGCGCTGCAACAAAAAATCCTGACCATCCTCGTGGGGTAA
- a CDS encoding sugar kinase, with the protein MNVTICTIGELLVEFLAKEENQGFSRPGEFWGPYPSGAPAIFADQVAKLGFGSVLFSCVGSDAFGEMNIARLEKGGVNVDGIAMLQKATTGSAFVSYRNQAQRDFIFNMPNSACGLLTADHIDETLLNQCNHFHIMGSSLFSFRIIDAMRKAIENVKSRNGTVSFDPNIRKEMLNIPEMSQAFEYILDYTDIFLPSDGELDYFGLNRGRDEQVLVDKLLKRGVKHVVIKRGPRGASYFSGEETHHVAGFNVPVVDPTGAGDCFGATFVSLFLSGVLPPEALKWANASGSLAIAQRGPMEGTSTRVQIEAFLARQSG; encoded by the coding sequence ATGAACGTGACCATATGTACCATCGGTGAGCTGTTGGTGGAGTTCCTCGCCAAGGAAGAAAATCAGGGATTCTCACGACCGGGAGAGTTCTGGGGTCCTTATCCCAGCGGTGCCCCGGCGATTTTTGCCGATCAGGTGGCAAAATTAGGTTTCGGATCTGTTCTGTTTAGCTGCGTGGGTAGCGATGCTTTCGGTGAAATGAATATCGCGCGGCTGGAAAAAGGTGGCGTTAACGTCGATGGTATCGCGATGCTGCAAAAGGCGACTACCGGCAGCGCCTTTGTAAGCTATCGCAATCAAGCGCAGCGGGATTTTATTTTTAATATGCCCAATAGTGCCTGCGGTCTGCTGACGGCTGACCACATTGATGAAACGCTGTTAAACCAGTGCAATCACTTTCATATCATGGGCTCATCGCTGTTTTCGTTTCGGATTATCGACGCTATGCGAAAGGCGATTGAGAATGTGAAATCGCGCAATGGCACGGTGTCCTTTGATCCGAATATTCGTAAAGAGATGCTCAATATTCCGGAGATGTCACAGGCCTTTGAGTACATACTGGATTACACAGATATCTTTTTACCGAGCGATGGTGAACTGGATTATTTTGGCCTGAATCGTGGGCGCGATGAGCAGGTGTTGGTCGACAAACTGCTTAAACGTGGCGTGAAACACGTGGTGATTAAACGTGGGCCACGGGGGGCGAGCTATTTTAGCGGCGAAGAGACTCACCATGTTGCGGGCTTTAATGTTCCGGTGGTTGACCCTACCGGTGCGGGCGATTGTTTCGGGGCGACGTTTGTGAGTCTGTTCTTGTCTGGTGTTTTGCCGCCAGAAGCACTGAAGTGGGCTAATGCTAGCGGTTCACTGGCAATTGCGCAGCGTGGGCCGATGGAAGGCACCTCTACGCGTGTGCAAATTGAAGCGTTCCTTGCACGACAATCAGGTTGA
- a CDS encoding DeoR/GlpR family DNA-binding transcription regulator, with product MAKPSTSLLKRRLDIAEIVRKNGEIKVDDLAEMLAVSGVTIRNDLNYLEQQGYLKRSFGGAIYTAQQGASAAQIHEPAAVVDKALETEMARQVAVQIDEGETVFLGPGAILRKVIPFLAGYEDLCLLMNDLAHVPLAQEFLNGESVLLGGILNGEGSEVEGELALNAFRHYRPSRTLITVDHIAEDGTLSVRNETRGRLLHEAVTHSERVIAVVARRPVYGEKRYAVAELQQLSGIVTPQVVAAEYHARFLAAGLTNSYTNNECLTWLNPALQKTK from the coding sequence GTGGCAAAACCGTCAACCAGCCTGCTGAAAAGACGCTTAGATATTGCGGAGATCGTCCGTAAAAACGGAGAGATAAAAGTCGACGATCTGGCTGAGATGCTTGCCGTTTCTGGAGTCACGATTCGTAATGACCTGAATTATCTGGAGCAACAAGGCTATCTGAAGCGGTCTTTTGGCGGCGCGATTTATACCGCGCAGCAGGGGGCGTCGGCGGCTCAAATCCACGAGCCTGCTGCTGTTGTTGATAAAGCGCTGGAAACTGAAATGGCGCGCCAGGTTGCCGTGCAAATTGATGAAGGTGAGACAGTTTTCTTAGGGCCAGGTGCGATCCTGCGCAAAGTAATCCCTTTTCTTGCCGGTTATGAAGATCTTTGCCTGCTGATGAACGATCTGGCGCATGTGCCGCTCGCGCAGGAGTTTCTTAATGGTGAAAGCGTGCTGCTTGGCGGAATACTAAATGGTGAAGGTAGCGAAGTTGAAGGCGAACTGGCGTTAAACGCTTTTCGCCATTATCGCCCTTCGCGGACGCTCATTACCGTCGATCATATTGCTGAAGACGGCACGCTTAGCGTGAGAAATGAAACGCGTGGGCGTTTACTTCATGAAGCCGTCACCCACAGTGAACGCGTGATTGCAGTCGTTGCGCGGCGGCCCGTTTATGGCGAGAAACGTTATGCCGTCGCCGAGTTACAGCAGCTAAGCGGCATCGTAACGCCGCAGGTCGTGGCGGCCGAGTATCATGCCCGTTTTCTCGCGGCTGGGCTGACTAACAGCTATACCAACAATGAATGCCTGACATGGCTCAACCCTGCGTTGCAAAAAACGAAGTGA
- the gatA gene encoding PTS galactitol transporter subunit IIA — protein MSQLFVRTGIEFNTCQQALAHIGEEMLAKGVVHDSYPQALLEREAVFPTGIALERHAVAIPHCEATHAISPAIYLIRPDKPVHFQQADDDAEIGVSLIIALIVENPTAQLKLLRRLFSELQNPNVLDALLSAPDAELAVRFRETILEPELCNPA, from the coding sequence ATGAGCCAACTATTTGTCCGTACCGGAATTGAATTCAACACCTGCCAGCAGGCGCTGGCACACATTGGTGAGGAGATGCTGGCGAAAGGGGTAGTGCATGACAGCTATCCGCAGGCGCTGCTTGAACGAGAAGCCGTCTTCCCAACCGGGATTGCTCTCGAGCGTCATGCGGTCGCTATTCCCCATTGCGAGGCGACGCACGCTATTTCGCCCGCTATTTATCTGATTCGCCCGGATAAACCGGTGCATTTCCAGCAAGCAGACGATGACGCAGAAATTGGTGTCTCGTTGATTATCGCTCTGATTGTGGAAAATCCGACGGCGCAGTTGAAGCTGCTGCGTCGTTTGTTTAGTGAGCTGCAAAACCCGAATGTCCTCGACGCCTTGCTGAGTGCCCCTGATGCTGAGCTTGCCGTGCGTTTTCGGGAAACCATCCTCGAGCCTGAATTGTGTAATCCGGCTTGA
- a CDS encoding tagatose bisphosphate family class II aldolase: protein MYIISSKNMLLKAQRKGYAVPAFNIHNLETMQVVVEAAAELRAPLILAGTPGTYSYAGTGNVVAIAHDLAKLWDHPLALHLDHHEDLTDITRKVQAGIRSVMIDGSHSPFEENIALVKSVVELSHRYDASVEAELGRLGGVEDDLVVDAKDALYTNPEQAREFVTRTGIDSLAVAIGTAHGMYAAEPKLDFDRLAAIRDRVDVPLVLHGASGLPDADIRRAISLGVCKVNVATELKIAFSDALKQYFIDKPDANDPRYYMKPAKEAMKEVVRKVIHVCGCEGQL, encoded by the coding sequence ATGTACATCATCTCTAGCAAAAACATGTTGTTAAAAGCGCAACGCAAAGGCTACGCCGTTCCCGCTTTTAACATTCACAATCTGGAAACAATGCAGGTGGTTGTAGAAGCTGCGGCTGAACTTCGCGCCCCGCTGATCCTCGCAGGCACGCCGGGAACCTATAGCTATGCAGGTACCGGCAACGTGGTGGCGATCGCCCACGATCTGGCGAAACTTTGGGATCATCCACTCGCGTTGCACCTTGATCATCACGAAGATCTCACAGATATCACCCGTAAGGTACAGGCCGGGATCCGTTCGGTCATGATCGACGGTTCCCACTCGCCATTTGAGGAAAATATTGCGCTGGTAAAAAGCGTGGTTGAGCTTAGCCATCGCTACGATGCCAGCGTAGAAGCTGAGCTGGGTCGCCTAGGCGGCGTGGAAGATGACCTGGTTGTTGATGCCAAAGATGCGCTGTACACCAACCCGGAACAAGCGCGTGAATTCGTCACTCGTACTGGCATCGACTCGCTGGCCGTTGCTATCGGTACCGCTCACGGAATGTATGCCGCCGAGCCAAAACTCGACTTTGACCGTCTGGCGGCTATCCGCGACCGTGTTGATGTACCGTTGGTACTGCACGGCGCTTCCGGCCTGCCAGATGCGGATATCCGCCGGGCCATTTCGCTAGGCGTGTGCAAAGTCAACGTGGCAACCGAACTGAAAATTGCTTTCTCTGACGCACTCAAGCAGTACTTCATTGATAAACCCGACGCTAATGACCCACGCTATTACATGAAGCCTGCGAAAGAAGCGATGAAAGAGGTTGTCCGCAAAGTCATTCATGTCTGCGGTTGCGAAGGGCAACTGTAA
- the gatZ gene encoding tagatose-bisphosphate aldolase subunit GatZ → MKEIISRHKAGEHIGICSVCSAHPLVIEAALRFDLRSDQKVLIEATSNQVNQFGGYTGMKPADFRDFVYNIAQEVGFPRDRLILGGDHLGPNCWQDETAAEAMEKSVALIKAYVSAGFSKIHLDASMSCADDPTPLDPKVVAERAAILCQAAEDIATDEQKRQLTYVIGTEVPVPGGEASTIGTVHVTREEDAARTLETHQVAFQALGLEAALDRVIAIVVQPGVEFDHTQIIHYQPNAAEALSAWVRNTPMVYEAHSTDYQTRQAYRSLVRDHYAILKVGPALTFALREAIFALAQMETQLVSPEQRSHVLEVIDEVMLNEPGYWKKYYRPTWSQAMVDIHFSLSDRIRYYWPHPRIRQSVEKLIANLNDVSLPLGLISQYLPMQFERLSAGTLTATPHNLIIDKIQDVLRAYRFGCVAEAA, encoded by the coding sequence ATGAAAGAGATAATTTCCAGACATAAAGCAGGCGAGCACATTGGTATCTGTTCCGTGTGTTCCGCGCACCCCCTCGTGATTGAAGCCGCATTACGGTTTGATTTACGCAGTGACCAAAAGGTCCTGATTGAAGCGACCTCTAACCAGGTCAATCAGTTTGGCGGCTACACCGGCATGAAACCCGCAGACTTCCGCGACTTCGTCTACAACATCGCCCAGGAAGTTGGCTTCCCTCGCGACAGATTGATCCTCGGTGGCGATCACCTCGGGCCCAACTGCTGGCAGGATGAGACTGCCGCAGAGGCCATGGAAAAATCGGTCGCGCTGATCAAAGCCTATGTCAGTGCCGGATTTAGCAAAATTCACCTTGATGCCTCGATGTCATGTGCAGACGATCCTACCCCGCTTGATCCAAAAGTGGTTGCAGAACGCGCCGCCATTCTTTGCCAGGCCGCAGAGGACATTGCCACTGACGAGCAAAAACGCCAGCTAACCTACGTTATCGGTACGGAAGTTCCGGTTCCCGGTGGTGAAGCCAGCACCATTGGTACCGTCCACGTTACTCGTGAAGAAGACGCCGCACGGACGCTGGAAACGCATCAGGTCGCCTTCCAGGCATTAGGCCTTGAAGCTGCACTGGACAGGGTGATTGCAATCGTGGTTCAGCCTGGCGTTGAATTCGACCATACCCAGATTATTCACTATCAGCCGAACGCCGCAGAAGCGCTGTCAGCCTGGGTGAGAAACACGCCGATGGTCTATGAAGCGCATTCAACCGATTACCAGACCCGTCAGGCCTATCGTTCGCTGGTTCGCGATCACTACGCCATTCTGAAAGTCGGCCCCGCCCTCACCTTCGCCCTGCGCGAAGCCATTTTTGCGCTGGCACAAATGGAAACCCAACTGGTGTCACCTGAACAGCGCAGCCACGTGCTGGAGGTGATTGATGAAGTGATGCTGAACGAACCGGGCTACTGGAAAAAATACTATCGCCCAACCTGGAGCCAAGCGATGGTCGATATCCATTTCAGCCTCTCCGATCGTATCCGCTATTACTGGCCACACCCACGTATTCGTCAAAGCGTAGAGAAGTTGATCGCCAACCTTAATGACGTATCACTGCCTCTGGGGCTGATTAGTCAGTACCTGCCGATGCAGTTTGAACGCCTGTCCGCTGGCACGCTAACCGCGACGCCGCATAACCTCATCATCGACAAGATTCAGGACGTTTTGCGTGCATACCGTTTCGGTTGCGTCGCCGAAGCCGCCTGA